Proteins encoded within one genomic window of Eurosta solidaginis isolate ZX-2024a chromosome 1, ASM4086904v1, whole genome shotgun sequence:
- the LOC137239982 gene encoding uncharacterized protein, producing MGKKRNAKQEQIILSFMQAEEDIARGYTKGDRVEIEQKWADLAKFLNAVGPPCKDLAGWKKSWIDWKGSIKMKLSDNRREVNATGGGPYFQQPISPSEEAIVVLCNLFKSVEGTSGVRRFGLSRVKKIVSSEETTNDDVKSITDESCASTAEPAAETELPSTSRQRRRPLDTFEKVCAEQNLLLKRIADAFDKLLLHKKTELELKEAREKEKKRHHERMEEIEQQKLDTLKKFL from the exons AT GGGGAAAAAGCGTAACGCAAAACAAGAGCAAATCATTCTATCTTTTATGCAAGCTGAGGAAGATATTGCTAGAGGCTACACGAAAGGTGACAGAGTGGAGATAGAGCAAAAATGGGCCGATCTTGCTAAGTTCCTCAATGCTGTCGGGCCACCCTGCAAAGATTTGGCTGGCTGGAAAAAG tCTTGGATTGATTGGAAAGGCAGCATAAAAATGAAACTTTCTGACAACCGTCGCGAAGTGAACGCCACTGGTGGTGGACCATACTTTCAGCAGCCTATTTCACCCAGTGAAGAAGCAATTGTGGTGCTTTGCAATTTGTTTAAATCGGTGGAGGGTACGAGTGGCGTCAGACGCTTTGGGCTCTCACGAGTTAAAAAAATAGTTAGCAGTGAGGAGACAACCAATGACGATGTTAAAAGCATAACTGATGAAAGCTGTGCCAGTACGGCCGAACCTGCTGCTGAAACTGAGCTACCAAGTACATCGCGTCAACGTCGGCGACCTCTTGACACATTTGAAAAAGTGTGCGCTGAACAAAATCTTTTGTTAAAACGAATTGCCGATGCATTCGACAAACTGCTTTTGCATAAAAAAACTGAACTAGAATTGAAAGAGGCgagagaaaaggagaaaaagaggCACCATGAAAGAATGGAGGAAATAGAGCAGCAGAAGTTGGATACTTTAAAAAAGTTTCTATAA